The stretch of DNA GCGAGTGGAAGGCGGCGCGTGAAGCGCTCGCGGCACTCGCGCCCGCGGCCGGTGCGCCGCGCGCCTGGGCGGCACTCGGAATCGCGCATCAGCGGCTCGGCGAGCACGCCGAGGCCGAAGCGGCTTTCGACCGCGCGCTGCTCGGAACGCCGGCGGAGTCGTCGCTGCGTCTCAATCGCGGCGCGCTGCGCGCCCGCCGGCTCGACTTCGATGGCGCGCGCGCGGACTTCGAACCGGCGGGCGAGCGCCACGAGGCACGCTGGAATCGTGCCGCGCTGCGCGTGCTTGAAACCGTCGCGACCACGAGCGGCCCGGCACCGCGAGCGGCGATCGAAGCGGCGCGTACCGACGCCGGCGCGCCGTCGTCTTACTGGAGCGACCACACCGTGGGGCGACTGCTGTTCTCGGCGCTGGTCGAACGGTCGCATCGTGAGTACAACGCTTCCGCCGAGGCCGAGCTGCGTGATGCAGAACAGTGGATGGAGTTCGATACGTTCTGGGATCGCGCTCTGATACTCCACGGTTACGCTTCGCTGGCCCTCGCCACGCGGGTCGAAGCCCTGGCGAGTGAAATGGCACACTCTCAGCTCGTGACGCTACGCGCGGAACCCCCGGTTCGGGGAGCGAGCGGAAGTTGGATCGCGGCCCCGCTCGAAGCCGTGGCCGCGGATCTCGAGCACGGCGAACCGGCCGTGGCCGCGCGACGACTCGCGACGCTCATGGAGCTGCCGGCACTGCGTCACTATCGAGTGCCATGCGTGGCCTGCGGGCGCGGCGCGCTCGGGGTCGAAGCGTGCGAAGAGGAAAGCGAGGAGTTCGAATCGGAGTGAGGCGTTCGAGGTAACCGGGACGCAGGCTCGTTCGTGAGGTAGTTGGTCTCGTCCGAGTCAGCGAGCCGCAACTCGCAGAGGGGCTTGCAAACTTGTTCGTTCGTCACAGTGTGATGGTCGCCGGCGTGACCTTGCTGCTCTCACTCGTCGTGCGACGGGTTCCGTGCTCGGGCAGTCGGGCGGAGGGAAAACCGCGCACTGGGAGCGGATGCGATTCTTCGTCGGGGCGTGGACCGGTTCGGGCACCGGCGAGCCAGGAATCTCCACGATCGAGCGAGAGTACTCCCTTGCGCTTCGCGATCGCTTCATCGAGGTTTGGAACACCTCGACGTATGCGCCTCAAACGAAGAATCCGAAGGGTGAGAGGCACGAGGATCGGGGCTTCATCAACTGGGATCGGGCCCGACATCGATTCGTGCTGCGTCAGTTTCACGTCGAGGGATTCGTGAATCAGTACGTCGCGGACTCGCTCGGCGTGGCCTCCGATTCGAGATCGCGGAACCCGACCGGCCGTTCTCGCTCTACTCCGAGGCGAGATTCACGCGGAAGCCGTGACCTCACTCGAGTTCGGTGCCGGCTGCAGTGCGGGAGGACCGAACGCAGTGGTCGGGTGCTAGTGGGTCCAGCTCAGCGAAACGATGAGCGGGTACGCGACCTGCTCACCCGTCGACCAGGTCTTCAGCGGGATCTGCGCTCGGAGCCCGATCGCTCCCAGGTGCGCGATCGGCCGTGAGACTCCCGCCGTGAGCATCAGATCCGTGCGTCCGAGATTCCCCTCGTCCCCGATCCGGCCATCCCACCGTTCGGGACTCTCGCGCTCCAGCGCAAGACCGCCGGTCGCGCCCCACGCGCCCCCGGCCGTGCGACTCGCGCCGAGCCGCAGGCCATAACGGTTTCCCGCGCGATAGCCGTGCGAGTTTTCATGAAGCGTGAGTTTGAAAGAAGCCGACGCGTGAATGCCGATGGCACCGAGCGGGCGCGCCGCAGTCACACTCAGCAGCGGATCCCAGGTGCCGGTGCCGAATTGAATGTGCTGGTGGGGAAGCCCGAGTCTTCCGAGCTCGAACGGATTGGACTCGGTGCGCCCCACCGGGATCGAAATTCCGAAGCTCGCGGCAAGTGTCCACGCGCTCGCTGCCCGGGTGACGAGGGCGGCGACCTGTGGATCTGCGATGTGCAACAGCGTCTCGTTGCGATGATGCGTGTCGGGCGCCGGAGGCACGAACGGATTCCCCGCCAGGTCCTCGAAGCGGATGCGGTCGCGAAGACCTCGCACCGGTACCGCGAAGGCAAGCCCCGGTCCCGGAGCGATCCCGCGCGCCATCGCAATCCCGAGCTCACCGACCAGCAACCGTTGGCGATGCCAGTAGGGCGTGATGAGCCCCGGGTCCTCGGACTGCACGTGCTCGATGCGAAGCGAGGTCGTGGTGAGTGTCGCTCCGTAGCTCCACGCCCCGGGTTCGGGTGCGATCCACGCGGACCCGCCGACCGGCAGGTTGGGATTCGATCAGCCCGCTCAGGTCGCTCCGGCGACCGGCGAGAATCCGAGCGCCACGCCGATCAGGCCGGCCAAAATGGAACGACGAGTCATCGCGAGCGCAGCGCGGAGGCGAGTTGCCGAATGTTCGCACCGACCAGATCCGTGCGCTTGCCGTCGGGTGAAAAGACCACCAGGTAGGGCAGCGCCTTGAGCCTGGCACCCAGCTCGCGCGCGAGCGGTGACTTGAAGTCCACCACGTCGAGTTTTCGGATCGCGAGATCCCGGCGTTGCTCGGTGAGCGTGCGAAGCTCGGCGTCCACGACGCGACACGGACCACACCAGTCGGCATACACGTCGAACACCGTGTACTTGCCCGCGACCCTGAGCCTCTCGAGCGGACCGACGACGGAGCCGTTCTCTGTCAGGACCACGACATCCGCGCCGGCGGGATACATCCCGAACGGAAGATAAGCACCTTGGCCCGCTCCCACCGTGCCACTGAACCCGGCTCCCGAGCTCGCGATCACAATCAGCACGGCTTCATCCGTGACCTGATCGGCCAGCGTCACCGTGAGCTCGGCCTTCTGAATGTCGAAAGCGGTTCGCTTCACGCCATCGACTCTCTTGAGTGTCGAGCGGATGACGTTGCCGCAATCGCCGCAGTCCAGGCCCTGGATCGAGTAGACACGAATCCGATCGGCGTGGGCGGATGCAGCGACCAGCAGCGCCCCCAGCGTGAGGACCGTGATCCAGCGTCGGGTCGGAAGCGACGCAAGGCCGCGCGAGCGAAGCACCATGCGGGAAGGCTAGCACAGGCTCCCGGGTGCGAGCCTTCGGCCGATGATTGACACCCTTCTGCTTCTGGTCGAGACTGCGCGCCTCATGCTCATCACGCTCCGCCGACTCGCGATCTTCGTGCTCTTGTTCGCCGCCTTGCTCGCTCAGGCCTCGAACGGATTCGTCCACTTGCACGTTGCTGCGGCCCACGTGACGGCGACGGAACACCACCACCATGATTCGCAGCCGGCCGATGCGGAACGGTCGGCTGATCCGGATCCGGATCACTCACACCAGCTGAGTGTTGCGGGCAGCGCGGTGGTGCGGGTCACGGGCAATGCCAGCCCGATTGAGCCGGCCGCAGAAGCAGTTCAGCGGTTCACGCTCGCGCCTCCGCCGCGCGCTCTGACCTCGCGGCGCACCGCCTCGCAGTGCACCGCACCCTCTTCCCGAGAACGACACTCCATCTTGCGCCTCTGATCGAACGGGTCGTCGTCGCACCTCGACCGTGCTCGAGTGTGCCTTTCCCGTTCCGTTCGGAGGATCCATGTGCAGGGGAGTTTTCGTGCTGCTGGCGTGCCTTGCCGCCAGCGAGGTTCGCGCTGCTGCGGAAGTCTCGGAAGATTCGTTCCTCGACGCGGCCACGCGTGACGTGCGGGTGCGAGCCGTGCTCGACGAGCCGCTCCGGGCCGCACGTGCCGTGCGAGCCCGAGCGAGCGTCCTGTCGAACCCGGAAGCGGGCTTCGATCGCGAAGCCCTGAGCGGCGAGCCTCGCCAGGACACCTGGAGTGTGTCGTGGACGCCGCCACTCGACGGTCGGTACTGGGCGCAGGATCGCGCAGCGCGGGAGGGCCTCCGCGCTGCCGAGAACCAGCGCGAACTCTCCGCACTCGCGTTGCGTTCCGAGTTGCGCGAAGCGTTCGCCGCATGGGCGGTCGCCCAGGACGGCGCAGTGCTCGTCGAGCGCCTCGCGAACCTCGTGGACCGGCTCGCAAGCCGGACCGAAGCTCAAGCATCCCGAGGTGAGGCGTCGGTCCTGTCGGCCCTGCGCCTTTCGCTCGCTCGCACCGAGATCAGAAGCGAGGCTGCTCGACTGACTGCCGAACTCGCGCGCACGCGCGGACGGGTGCGGGCATGGATGCCGGGACTCGCGCCGGAGGCGCTCCCCGTGCATCCACCACTTCCCCCGGTCCCCACCGACACCTCGCTCGGAGCGACTTCTCCTCGCCTCGCGGTGCTCGAGCACGTACTCCTTCAGGCCGAGGCTTCGGCGAGCGTCGCGACTCGCTTCTGGTCGCTACCTGAGTTCGTCGTCGGACGTCAGACGGTGCGCGGCAACCTCGTGGATCTTGACGGCGAGACCTACGGAGTCCGCTGGAGGGTGCCGTTGTTCGATCGCCAACGTGGAGAGCGGATCGAGGCTCGCGGGCGGGTGGATGCAGCCCGCGCTCGCCGCGAACTGGAGACCGTTCGGGTGCGCGAGGGACTCGCGGCTGCGCGATCCGCCTACGCCACATTGCGCGGCTCCGCGGCGCTGGCAGCCGGCGCGGAGTCGGCCGCCAGCCGTGTCCTCGAGAGCGCGACGGCGATGTTCGGGGCGGGCGAGAGCAACGTGACGGATTTGCTGGAAACCCTGCGCGGAGTACTGAGCGGCCAGTTGGCGGCACTCGAGTGCTACGCCGAGGCACTGAGCGCTCACCGTGAACTCGAGGTCGCGGCCGGGAGGCCGCTGCCGCTGATCGAAGGAGAAAAGTGATGCGGCGGACCGGCTGGACGATCACCGCCCTCGCGGCGCTTGCATGGCTCGCGAACGGCTGCAGCACGAAGGGAGAGGAATCGCACCCGCACGACCACGAGCCGTGGGCGGTGACCTCGTGGGGCAAGCGCTACGAGATCTTCGCCGAGGCCGACCCCCTGGCGGTCGGTGAGACCGCCAAGTCGCACACGCATGTCACGATCCTCGACGGCTTCGCGGCACTCACGGAGGGAGTCGTCTCCGCCGTGTTGATCGACTCGACCGGTGCGAGTTCAGTGTTCACCCAGCCCAAAGCGCTACGGCCCGGCATCTACTCGATCGAGATCAAGCCGAAAACCGAAGGCGTGTTCGCACTCGTCTTCCGCATCGAGAGCGCGGCCGGCACCGAAGAAATTCCATCAGGCCGGGTTCAGGTCGGCTCGCACGATCGGCCCGGAGGTCTCGTCGAGGCGCCGCCTCCGCCGGCAGTAACCAGCGCTGCGGCCGCAACGGGCGGTGATCCTGTCGGCTTTCTCAAGGAACAACAGTGGCGCATCCCATTCATGACCGCATGGGCAGAGCCCGGGTCGTTGCGGGCGTCGGTGAGCGGGCCGGCTCGAATACGTCCCGCCGCCGGCGGAGAGGCAGTGCTCACCGCCCCGCTCGACGGTGTCGTCGTCCCCTCGCGTCGGCTTCACGTGGGGCTCGCGGTCGCCCGCGGCGGCACAGTCGTCGAGTTGCGCCCGCGTGCGGGCTCGGGTCGCAGCTTCGCGGAGATCGAATCCCAGTGGAAGCTGGCGAGCGATCGACTCGCGCGACTCGAGGAGTTGTTCGCGGCCGATGCCGTCAGCCGTGCCGAGCTGGATCGGGCGCGAGCGCTCGCAGCCACGCTTCGATCGGAGCTCGATGCGGTGAGCGGTACCGGGCGCACGATTCCCGTGCGCGCGCCGTTCGGAGGCCGCATCGCCGAGGTAATGATCACCCCGGGTGCGGCGGTCGTGGCCGGTGCGAGCCTCGTGCGGCTGGTTCAGACCGACCCGCTGTGGGTCGAGATCGGACTGCGTCCCGAGATTGCAGGATCGCTCGATACCGCACCGGTCGGTCTCGTCATCCAGGGCGGGCCGGAGCAGCCACCCGTGGTGTTCGAATCCCGATCGATGCGTCTGGTCTCGCGTTCCCCCGAGGTGGATCGAGCGACCGGGCTCGTGCAGGCCATCGTCGAGGTGCGAGGTGCCGGGGAACTTCGCGTCGGAGCCGCGGTTCAGGCCGAGATTCTCCTGTCCGGAGCGCGAATCGGAATCGTCATTCCGCGGGAGTCCATCGTTGACGACGCGGGAGTCACGGTCGTCTACGTCCAGTCCGAAGGGGAGAGCTTCGTGCGGCGCGAGGTGCGAATCCTCGGGCGGCAGGGCGATCACGTGATGGTCGAGGGGGTCGGGCCCGCGGACCGCATCGTCACCCGCGGTGCTGCGGCGGTCCGACGATCCGCACAGATGTCATCGGGAGAGGTCGAAGGTCACGTTCACTAGCCGGCGGAGGAACCATGCTCAATTCGATCATCGCCGGCTCGCTCAAGCACCGCGTCCTGGTGCTCGCTGCCTCGGCGATCCTGCTCATCATCGGGATGTTCGTCATCCCAGGCATTCCCGTCGACATCTTTCCCGACCTGACTGCTCCGAGCGTCACGGTGTTGACCGAGACTCGCGGAATGGCGCCGGAAGAAGTCGAGCTGCTGGTGACGTTTCCGCTCGAGTCGGCACTCAACGGCGCGTCCGGTGTGCGTCGGGTTCGATCAGTCTCGGCCGCTGGCATCTCGGTAATCTGGGTCGAGTTCCAGTGGGGCCAGGATGTCTATCGGGCACGGCAGGTGGTCGCCGAGCGCGTTCAGGGCGTCGCGCTGCCGGCCACCGTGAGTGCTCCGGAGCTGGGACCGGTCAGCTCGATCATGGGGGAGATCACGTTCATTGCACTCACGTCCTCCGACCCCCAGCTCGGTTCGCTGGAGTTGAGGCGTATCGCCGAGACCACGGTGCGCCGGTCGCTGCTCTCGGTGCCCGGCATCTCTCAGGTCAAACCGATCGGCGGGGACCTGCGCGAATTTCAAGTCGAGGTGGATCCGCAGCGCTTGGCGCAGCTCGGTGTCTCTCTCGATCAGGTTGCCGACGCGCTCAACGATGCCACTCGCGATCCGGCGGCGGGATTCCATGTCGACCAGGGACAGGAATACCTGGTTCGAGGTCTGGGCCGTGCACGCGGCTCCGAAGATCTCGCCTCCGCCGTGATCGACTCACGAGGCGGCACTCCGATCACGGTCGGGAGCGTCGCGACGGTTCGGGTCGGTCCCGAGCCCAAGCGCGGCACGGCTTCCTACGGGACCCGCCCGGCCGTGATCCTGAGTGTGCAGAAGCAACCGGGCGCGAACACGCTTGCGCTCACCCGTGAAATCGACGGCGCGCTCGAACGGCTCGCCCCCACGCTCCCGGCCGGCGTCACGATCGAGAAGGAGAACTTTCGCCAGGCCGACTTCATCGAGATCGCGATCCACAACGTCACCGCTGCGTTGCGCGACGGTGCCCTCCTGGTCGTTGCCGTCCTCTTTCTGTTCCTCGGCAACGTTCGCACCACCTTCATCATGGCGCTCGCGATCCCGCTGTCGCTGGTGGCTGGCATTCTCGTGTTCTCCGCCTTCGGCATCACGATCAACACCATGACGCTGGGCGGGCTCACGATAGGGATCGGTGTGCTCGTGGACGATGCGATCATCGACATCGAAAACGTCCTGAGGCGATTGCGACTCGAGCACCAGAAGCCCGAAGGGACGCGGCGAAACGCCCTCGAAGTCGTGTACGGCGCCTCATCCGAAGTGCGCGGCGCCATCTTCTACGCCACGCTGATCATCGCGCTGGTGTTCGTTCCGCTGTTCCTGCTGCCGGGCATGGAGGGCCGCCTGCTGCGCCCGCTGGGTCTCGCCTACATCACGGCGCTCGTTGCGTCGTTCCTTGTGTCGCTCACCGTCACTCCGGTCCTCTGCTACCTGATGCTGGCTAACTCGCGCGTGGTCGAGACCGGTGAGCCGTGGCTGCTGCGAAAGCTCAAGGCCCTGTACGCGCGAAGCCTCGAGAGCGCAATCGCCCATCCGCGCCGCGTCTATGCATTCACGCTCGTGCTGCTCGCCAGCGCGCTCGCCATCCTGCCGTTTCTCGGCCGCGGCTTTCTGCCCCCATTCAACGAGGGATCGCTCACCGTGTCGGT from Candidatus Eisenbacteria bacterium encodes:
- a CDS encoding TolC family protein, translating into MCRGVFVLLACLAASEVRAAAEVSEDSFLDAATRDVRVRAVLDEPLRAARAVRARASVLSNPEAGFDREALSGEPRQDTWSVSWTPPLDGRYWAQDRAAREGLRAAENQRELSALALRSELREAFAAWAVAQDGAVLVERLANLVDRLASRTEAQASRGEASVLSALRLSLARTEIRSEAARLTAELARTRGRVRAWMPGLAPEALPVHPPLPPVPTDTSLGATSPRLAVLEHVLLQAEASASVATRFWSLPEFVVGRQTVRGNLVDLDGETYGVRWRVPLFDRQRGERIEARGRVDAARARRELETVRVREGLAAARSAYATLRGSAALAAGAESAASRVLESATAMFGAGESNVTDLLETLRGVLSGQLAALECYAEALSAHRELEVAAGRPLPLIEGEK
- a CDS encoding efflux RND transporter periplasmic adaptor subunit, translated to MRRTGWTITALAALAWLANGCSTKGEESHPHDHEPWAVTSWGKRYEIFAEADPLAVGETAKSHTHVTILDGFAALTEGVVSAVLIDSTGASSVFTQPKALRPGIYSIEIKPKTEGVFALVFRIESAAGTEEIPSGRVQVGSHDRPGGLVEAPPPPAVTSAAAATGGDPVGFLKEQQWRIPFMTAWAEPGSLRASVSGPARIRPAAGGEAVLTAPLDGVVVPSRRLHVGLAVARGGTVVELRPRAGSGRSFAEIESQWKLASDRLARLEELFAADAVSRAELDRARALAATLRSELDAVSGTGRTIPVRAPFGGRIAEVMITPGAAVVAGASLVRLVQTDPLWVEIGLRPEIAGSLDTAPVGLVIQGGPEQPPVVFESRSMRLVSRSPEVDRATGLVQAIVEVRGAGELRVGAAVQAEILLSGARIGIVIPRESIVDDAGVTVVYVQSEGESFVRREVRILGRQGDHVMVEGVGPADRIVTRGAAAVRRSAQMSSGEVEGHVH
- a CDS encoding efflux RND transporter permease subunit, producing the protein MLNSIIAGSLKHRVLVLAASAILLIIGMFVIPGIPVDIFPDLTAPSVTVLTETRGMAPEEVELLVTFPLESALNGASGVRRVRSVSAAGISVIWVEFQWGQDVYRARQVVAERVQGVALPATVSAPELGPVSSIMGEITFIALTSSDPQLGSLELRRIAETTVRRSLLSVPGISQVKPIGGDLREFQVEVDPQRLAQLGVSLDQVADALNDATRDPAAGFHVDQGQEYLVRGLGRARGSEDLASAVIDSRGGTPITVGSVATVRVGPEPKRGTASYGTRPAVILSVQKQPGANTLALTREIDGALERLAPTLPAGVTIEKENFRQADFIEIAIHNVTAALRDGALLVVAVLFLFLGNVRTTFIMALAIPLSLVAGILVFSAFGITINTMTLGGLTIGIGVLVDDAIIDIENVLRRLRLEHQKPEGTRRNALEVVYGASSEVRGAIFYATLIIALVFVPLFLLPGMEGRLLRPLGLAYITALVASFLVSLTVTPVLCYLMLANSRVVETGEPWLLRKLKALYARSLESAIAHPRRVYAFTLVLLASALAILPFLGRGFLPPFNEGSLTVSVVSAPGITLDESDAIGREVEKALLAFPEVVSTSRRTGRAEKDEHVQGVNASEMEVVLRSGRPKERLLEEMRKSVAALPGAQVSFGQPISHRIDHMISGSKSSLAVKIFGPDLSVLRGLASAAQRVLAEVPGIVDLGNQEQASIPQLLIEFDRAAMARHGVTAASLARTVEASFQGTEVGQITEEGVISRVVARFPAGLRRDREQIASLPVTKPNGSIIPLGEVARVRFDLGPSLIRREDVQRVAMLTANIAGADLAGTVEEVARRIDAEVTLPTGYRLVYGGQFEEAASSVRNLALISVLILVAMYGLLFIAFRRLRHATIVLVNLPLAVIGGVFAISLGGSGLSIAALVGFITLFGIATRNGVLLVSHYQHLMGEEGLPVEEAVRRGSMERLAPVVMTALAAGLALIPLVIAGGKPGNEIQSPMGQVILGGLVTSTFLNMVLVPVLFLRHGERRVSDRGGDGGPAHADANG